The genomic window GGCTCATCGCTGCGGTGTCAGCGTCCGACCGTGGCGTGGCCCGACTGCGCGAGGAGCTGCACACCGTCGCCTCCGAGCCGACGATCGGGCAGCACCCGGGGGACGTGCGAGGGGCCGTGTCGGACCTGCCAGTCGCTTCTCCCTTCCCGGCGCCGTTGGCGCTCAACGTCATCCCGTGGGTGGGGCAGCCGACGGACGACGGCTTCACCTCGGCCGAGCGGGCGGTCGACCAGGAGGTGCGCAAGGTCCTCGACCTCGCGGACACGGTCCCCGTCGTGGTCACCCTCGTCCAGGTGCCGGTCGTCCTGGCGCACTCGATGGCGTTGCACGCGCGGTGCGCGCGACCGGTGTCCACGGACAAGATCCGAGCGGCATGTGTGGCCGCACCGTCCCTGGTCCACCTCGACGAGCGGACCGGAGAGGTGCCCACGCCGGTCGACAGCGTGGGCATCGACCCGCGCTTCGTGGGCCGGATCCGGCAGCCGAAGGGAGCTGGGCACCACATCGACATGTTCGTCAGCGCAGACACCACCCGTAGGGGGGCGACCGCGATGCTCGCCGTCGCGGAGTTGATCGGGCACGAACGACGTGAGGGCATGTCTGCGCAGTGGACCTGACCGTATCGCCAGCGGATCCTGACCATCGTGCAACCGGTTCACCAGCTCGGACGTCGATAATGAGGGTGCGTCGCTCGGCATCGGTATCGGTACGGGAACGATGGACTTGTGTTGCTTGTGTGACTCGTGTGACTCATGAGGGGATGGGGATCACCTACAATGGACGCAGGGGAGGGACGTAGATGACCGATCAGAATCAGGGTACGGACCCGCACGACGAGGGGCCCGTGTCGTATCGCGTTGTGGGCTTCGACGAGCTCGAGGGTGCCGCAGCCAGGCACTTCCGTCGGCAGCGTCGCCGCCGACTCATCCTCTTCGTCACCCTGCCCGGCCTCGTGCTGGGCACAGCGACAGTCGCTGCGGCCTACAGCACCGGTCTGCTCGGCATGAAGGAGACCGTGGCGTGTGCTCCGGTCTCCGCTGAGGCACCTGAGCGCGAGTCCTTCAAGATCAAGCTCCTCAACAGCGCCGACACCGCCGGTCTGGCGAGCGAGGTCGGGCGCGAGTTGGAGTTGCGTGACTTCAAGGTCGCCTCGATCGGGAACGCGGACAGTTCCGTCTATGTCGAGGGGCCCGCCACGATCTACTTCGGTGACGAGGGCCTGGAGAACGCCCTGCTGGTGCAGAAGCAGATCCCCGGCTCCCAGTTGTGGAACGACGCCCGGTCCGGGGACAGCGTCCAGCTCGTGCTCGGATACGGCTTCGAAAAGCTCGTCGGCGAGCCCGACCCGCCGCTGCCGGCTCCCTCGGAGATCGCCCTCAACGTCTACAACACGACGTGGCACGTGGGGCTGGCCGCTGACGTGAGCAAGACTCTCGAGCAGCGCGAATTCACGGTCAAGAAGACGGGCAACGATCCGCAGATGTCCTTCCTCGAGAAGGAGGTCGGGGTCATCCGCTTCGGTCCCGAGGGAGAGCGAGCCGCCAAACGGCTGGCCGAGCAGGTCGAGGACGTCCAGATGCAGAAGGACGACCGCAGCGGCACCACGCTCGACCTGGTCCTCGGCAACAAGTGGGATGGGCTGAAGCCGCAGACCAAGGTCCCGCAGGTCGAGCCCTACGAGCGTCCGCCAGAGACGATCCAGTTGCCCTGCGAGAGCGAGTGAGCGTTCGCACAGTTGCGATGCTGACGGCCGGGGGCATCGCCCCGTGCCTCTCGTCCGCGGTCGGCGGCCTCATCGAGGGCTACACCCGGCGCGCCCCGCAGGCGCGTCTCATCGGCTACCTCGACGGCTACGCCGGGCTGCTCGAGGGCCGCAGCATCGAGGTCACCGACGAGGTGCGGGCCACCGCCGACCGACTGCACTCTTTCGGTGGCTCCCCGCTCGGCAACTCCCGGGTCAAGCTGACCAATGCCCAGGACCTCGCCCGACGCGGTCTCGTGGCCGAGGGGGCGGACCCCCTTCGCATCGCAGCGGAGCAGCTGGTCAAGGATGGCGTCGACGTCCTGCACACGATCGGCGGCGATGACACCAACACCACGGCCGCCGACCTCGCGCGCCACCTCGCGGAGCACGGCCATGATCTGAGGGTGATCGGACTACCCAAGACGATCGACAACGACATCGTCCCGATCCGGCAGAGCCTGGGGGCGTGGACCGCAGCGGAGCAGGGAGCGGTCTTCGCCCGCAACATCATCGGGGAGCACTCATCGAACCCCCGGATGCTCATCGTCCACGAGGTCATGGGCCGCCACAGCGGCTGGCTCACGGCCGAGACCGCGCGTCGGTACCGCGAGCAGCTGCTCGAGCGCGAGTTCGTGCCCGGTATCGGCAACGACCCGCGCCGGTGGGACGTGCACGCGGTCTACGTCCCGGAGGTGCCTGTCGATCTCGACGCCGAGGGAGACCGGCTCAGGGAGGTCATGGATGCCATCGGGTGCGTCAATGTCTTCATCGCGGAAGGTGCCGGTGTCGACGACATCGTCGCCTCGCTCGAGGCCTCCGGGCAGCAGGTACCGCGCGACGCGTTCGGCCACGTCGCCCTCGACGAGGTCAACCCCGGCGCGTACTTCGCGGAGAACTTCGCCGAGCGGCTCGGTGCGCACAAGGCCAAGGTGTGGAAGTCGGGGTACTTCGCCCGCTCCTCCGCTCCGAACGCCCGGGACCGGGAGCTGATTGCCCGCTGCACCGACCTGGCGGTCGAGACCGCGCTCGACGGGGGCTCGGGTGTCATCGGCCAGGACGTGGAACGCGGCGACGAGCTGCGCGCGATCGAACTGGACCGCATCGCCGGTGGTGGCGCCTTCGACCCGACCGTCGACTGGTTCGTCGATCTGCGTGGAGCCATCGGCCAGATCTGACCGAAGCAGAATCAGGCGCCGTGCTTGCGGCGCAAGGACCACATCTGCGGAGAGTGCTCGACCTCGACCGCGGCGTCCCACGCCAAGCCGCCGGGAGCGGTCTCTCGACGGAAGCTGCGCAGCACCCGACGGGCCAGGTCCGGGTCGGCCGCGGCACGGGCAGCTACCGCCCGGGCCGCGTCCTCCACATCGGCGTCCTCGTGGGCGGACCACGCGATCCCGAGGTCGACGGCACTGGTGCCGTCGACCTCCTCGCCGAAGAGGCCCATGGCAGCCGTGGCTTCCCGGCCCGCGACCCGGTGCAGCAGGTGCAAGTGGCCGCCGCCGGGATGGATGCCGATCTGCGCGAAGCCGGGCAGGAACCGGGCCGAGCGTGAGACGACTCGAAGGTCGGTGGACAGGGCCAGGTTGAGTCCCGCTCCCACAGCCGCGCCCCGCACCGCCGCGATCGTCGGCACGTCGATGGACCCGATCGTCGTGAACGCCGCGTAGACGGTCTCGAGGTCGCGGTATGCGGTGTCCTCGACCGGGTCCTTGCCGGTCTCGGTGAGGACGGAGCGGACGGCTCCGGCGCAGAAGTGCTCGCCCCCGGTGACGACGACCGCGCCCACGCCGGCGTCCGACTCGGCCGTGCGAGCAGCGTCCATGAGCTCGCGCGACATCTCCACCGACAGAGCATTGCGCCGCTCCGGCGCGGCCAGGGTGATCGTCGCGATGCCTTCGGTGACCTCGTAGCGGACCTCGGTCATCAGCTTCCCTCCGTGTAGAACCAGCGTCCTGCGCGCCGGGTGAATTCGCTGCGCTCGTTCAGCTCGCCCCCGACGTGTCGGGCGGTGAAGGACACCGTCCCGGTCATGTCCTCGGGCCCCCCGCCGACGACCTCCGTGACCTCCAAGCCAGTCCATTGCGCCTCGCCGGGGTTGACCACCGTCGGTCGGGTGCGGCCGTCCCACGTGCGCCACAGGTGCTCCGCATTGCCGAAGACGTGCGCCGTGTACCGGCTGCGCATGAGCTCCTCGGCCGTTGTGGCCAGACGCTCGGTCGTCAGCAGCGGTCCGCAGCACTGGGACAGTACCCGGCCGGTGCCGCAGGGGCAGGGCTCGTCACTCATGGGCCCAGCGTAGTCAGAG from Janibacter cremeus includes these protein-coding regions:
- a CDS encoding pyrophosphate--fructose-6-phosphate 1-phosphotransferase, with the protein product MSVRTVAMLTAGGIAPCLSSAVGGLIEGYTRRAPQARLIGYLDGYAGLLEGRSIEVTDEVRATADRLHSFGGSPLGNSRVKLTNAQDLARRGLVAEGADPLRIAAEQLVKDGVDVLHTIGGDDTNTTAADLARHLAEHGHDLRVIGLPKTIDNDIVPIRQSLGAWTAAEQGAVFARNIIGEHSSNPRMLIVHEVMGRHSGWLTAETARRYREQLLEREFVPGIGNDPRRWDVHAVYVPEVPVDLDAEGDRLREVMDAIGCVNVFIAEGAGVDDIVASLEASGQQVPRDAFGHVALDEVNPGAYFAENFAERLGAHKAKVWKSGYFARSSAPNARDRELIARCTDLAVETALDGGSGVIGQDVERGDELRAIELDRIAGGGAFDPTVDWFVDLRGAIGQI
- a CDS encoding aspartate-semialdehyde dehydrogenase, which produces MTASPSPTTGPTLALVGATGRFAQAIAAALALRDDSWGEIRLYTPGVSTRTLTVRGREQPVETLREDSFGGVDVALFNLSSDQTREWAPRAVAAGAVVVDASSTHRGDDDVPLVVPGINSELVAHRPRGIVALPGPVTWGLIDAAHVLHQGWELQHLVVTGLIAAVSASDRGVARLREELHTVASEPTIGQHPGDVRGAVSDLPVASPFPAPLALNVIPWVGQPTDDGFTSAERAVDQEVRKVLDLADTVPVVVTLVQVPVVLAHSMALHARCARPVSTDKIRAACVAAPSLVHLDERTGEVPTPVDSVGIDPRFVGRIRQPKGAGHHIDMFVSADTTRRGATAMLAVAELIGHERREGMSAQWT
- a CDS encoding YchJ family protein gives rise to the protein MSDEPCPCGTGRVLSQCCGPLLTTERLATTAEELMRSRYTAHVFGNAEHLWRTWDGRTRPTVVNPGEAQWTGLEVTEVVGGGPEDMTGTVSFTARHVGGELNERSEFTRRAGRWFYTEGS
- a CDS encoding enoyl-CoA hydratase-related protein, with the translated sequence MTEVRYEVTEGIATITLAAPERRNALSVEMSRELMDAARTAESDAGVGAVVVTGGEHFCAGAVRSVLTETGKDPVEDTAYRDLETVYAAFTTIGSIDVPTIAAVRGAAVGAGLNLALSTDLRVVSRSARFLPGFAQIGIHPGGGHLHLLHRVAGREATAAMGLFGEEVDGTSAVDLGIAWSAHEDADVEDAARAVAARAAADPDLARRVLRSFRRETAPGGLAWDAAVEVEHSPQMWSLRRKHGA
- a CDS encoding LytR C-terminal domain-containing protein, with product MSYRVVGFDELEGAAARHFRRQRRRRLILFVTLPGLVLGTATVAAAYSTGLLGMKETVACAPVSAEAPERESFKIKLLNSADTAGLASEVGRELELRDFKVASIGNADSSVYVEGPATIYFGDEGLENALLVQKQIPGSQLWNDARSGDSVQLVLGYGFEKLVGEPDPPLPAPSEIALNVYNTTWHVGLAADVSKTLEQREFTVKKTGNDPQMSFLEKEVGVIRFGPEGERAAKRLAEQVEDVQMQKDDRSGTTLDLVLGNKWDGLKPQTKVPQVEPYERPPETIQLPCESE